A region from the Deltaproteobacteria bacterium genome encodes:
- a CDS encoding OB-fold domain-containing protein — MALQLNRRYVKYFFEPVAESFEEGFWEAVKRRELVFQRCGQCREWLHPPRPMCHKCKSFDLRWEKSTGKGKIYSYVTFTREVNPLYVVPFEVVLVEMDDEKPVRMVANMLDTKPEELYIGMPVELDFFDVTPKQPIPIFKKRTA; from the coding sequence ATGGCGTTGCAACTGAACCGACGATACGTGAAGTACTTCTTCGAGCCCGTCGCCGAGTCGTTCGAGGAGGGGTTTTGGGAAGCGGTCAAGCGGCGCGAGCTGGTCTTCCAGCGCTGCGGCCAGTGCCGCGAGTGGCTGCACCCACCGCGGCCGATGTGCCACAAGTGCAAGAGCTTCGATCTGCGCTGGGAGAAGTCGACCGGCAAGGGCAAGATCTACAGCTACGTCACCTTCACCCGCGAGGTGAACCCGCTCTACGTCGTGCCCTTCGAGGTCGTGCTGGTCGAGATGGACGACGAGAAGCCGGTGCGCATGGTGGCCAACATGCTCGATACCAAGCCGGAGGAACTTTACATCGGCATGCCGGTCGAGCTGGACTTCTTCGACGTGACGCCGAAGCAGCCGATCCCGATCTTCAAGAAGCGAACCGCTTGA